TCGAGGCGCCGCAGCCTATGAGCAGGGCAGACAGCGTGAGGGCCAGCGGCCAGCGGGCTTTGAACATGAAGCGAGCATAAATGCCCTGCCGGTCAGCGGCGGTGAAAGACCTCGCATCGTGCCCAAAGGAACAAAAGCGGCGCCGTCCACGTCTTTTCTCCATTGGAGCGGCGCGGTAAACCAGCACCCTTCGACTCCCCCTCCTCATAGTTTTCAGAAAAGAATTTTACATTATGAGTCATCGCAGGTGACCCACAGGAGGACCACCATGACCCGCATTGACGACCAGAACCTGATCCTCGACACCGATTCGTACAAGAGCAGCCACTTCCTGCAGTATCCGCAGGGCACCACGCGGCTGTTCTCGTACCTGGAGTCGCGTGGGGGGCGCTACGCCCAGACGCGGTTTTTTGGGCTGCAATACATCCTGGACCGCTACCTGACCCGCCGCGTGACGGCCGAGATGGTTGAAGAGGCGCGCGCCTTAATTGAAGCGCACGGCGAACCGTTTCCATACGACGGCTGGATGCGGGTGGTGAACGTGCACGGCGGGCGCCTGCCGCTGGAGGTGCGCGCGGTGCCCGAAGGCACGCTGGTGCCCATTCACAACGTGCTGATGAGCGTGACCAACACCGACCCCGAACTGCCCTGGCTGGTGGGCTGGTTTGAAACCATGCTGATGCGCGTGTGGTACCCCACCACCGTGGCCACCCAGAGCTACCATATCCGCGAGATTATCCGCGCCGCGCTGGAGCGCACCAGTGACCGCGCCGCCGAGGAACTGCCGTTCAAGCTGCACGACTTTGGCAGCCGGGGCGTGAGCAGCCGCGAAAGCGCGGGCCTGGGCGGGCTGGCCCACCTGATCAACTTTCTGGGCAGCGACACCCTGGAAGCGCTGCGCGTGGGCCGCAACCACTACGGCGCGGACATTGCGGGCTACTCGATTCCCGCCGCCGAACACAGCACCGTCACCAGCTGGGGCAAGGCGCACGAGGTGGACGCCTACCGCAACATGGTCACGCACTTTGGCAAGCCCGGCGGGGTGTTCGCGGTGGTCAGCGATTCGTACGACCTGAAACACGCCATCAACGTGCACTGGGGCGAAACGCTGAAGCAGCAGGTTATAGACTCTGGCGCCACCCTGGTCGTGCGCCCGGACAGTGGGGACCCCCCCGCGATGGTACGGCTGGCCGTCAACGCCCTGGCGGCCAAGTACGGCACCAGCACGAACAGCAAGGGCTACAAGGTGCTGAACCATGTGCGCGTGATTCAGGGCGACGGCATTGACGAACAGACCATCCGCCAGATTCTGGACAACCTGGAGGTGGACGGCTTCAGCGCCGAGAACGTGGCCTTTGGCATGGGCGGCGCGCTGCTGCAAAAGGTGGACCGCGACACGCAGAAATTTGCTTACAAGGCCAGCGCCGGGCTGATTGACGGCGAGTACCGGGGCATTTACAAGGACCCCGTGACCGACCCCGGCAAGCGCAGCAAGGACGGCGTGCTGGATCTCGTGCTGGAAGGCGGGCGCATGGTCACGAAGGCCTACAAGACCTTCGACACTGACTTCCCCGGCAGCCTGATGCGCACCGTGTACCGCGACGGCGAACTGCTGGTGCGCGACACGCTGGACACGGTGCGGAGCCGGGCTTGAGTCTCCAGGGCCTACAGGTTCATCTCCGGGACATCAACCCGAAGCTGGTGGCCGCCTGGGACCAGCACTTCAGGGACCTGCCCCACGTCACCGTCAGCCAGGGCGACATCTTTGGGGCGACCGCCGACGCGATTGTGAGCCCGGCCAACAGTTTTGGCTTTATGGACGGCGGCATTGATCTGGTCTACAGCGAATACTTCGGCTGGCAACTGTCGTTCGCGCTGCAGGAGCTGATTTTCAACAAACACGACGGCGAGCTGCCGGTTGGTCAGGCAGAGATTCTCCCCACCGGCAAGGCCGCCCTTCCCTGGCTCATCAGCGCGCCAACCATGCGCATTCCCTCCAGTGTGGTCCATACCCCCAATGCCTACTTGGCTTTCCGCGCGGCTCTTCGACTGGT
This genomic window from Deinococcus aquaedulcis contains:
- a CDS encoding nicotinate phosphoribosyltransferase encodes the protein MTRIDDQNLILDTDSYKSSHFLQYPQGTTRLFSYLESRGGRYAQTRFFGLQYILDRYLTRRVTAEMVEEARALIEAHGEPFPYDGWMRVVNVHGGRLPLEVRAVPEGTLVPIHNVLMSVTNTDPELPWLVGWFETMLMRVWYPTTVATQSYHIREIIRAALERTSDRAAEELPFKLHDFGSRGVSSRESAGLGGLAHLINFLGSDTLEALRVGRNHYGADIAGYSIPAAEHSTVTSWGKAHEVDAYRNMVTHFGKPGGVFAVVSDSYDLKHAINVHWGETLKQQVIDSGATLVVRPDSGDPPAMVRLAVNALAAKYGTSTNSKGYKVLNHVRVIQGDGIDEQTIRQILDNLEVDGFSAENVAFGMGGALLQKVDRDTQKFAYKASAGLIDGEYRGIYKDPVTDPGKRSKDGVLDLVLEGGRMVTKAYKTFDTDFPGSLMRTVYRDGELLVRDTLDTVRSRA
- a CDS encoding macro domain-containing protein; translated protein: MAAWDQHFRDLPHVTVSQGDIFGATADAIVSPANSFGFMDGGIDLVYSEYFGWQLSFALQELIFNKHDGELPVGQAEILPTGKAALPWLISAPTMRIPSSVVHTPNAYLAFRAALRLVREHNQTGAPPIRTLLCPGLGTAIGRLPPNVCARQMRHAYDAVVLGQRPKFEHFSDAVGWHSQMIRDDL